From a single Herpetosiphon gulosus genomic region:
- a CDS encoding lysoplasmalogenase, protein MDALSAMMQLWLGGLLVAWALVLLGGFVLGKPNPEGTRRMTLWGRLGSSAILVVAAWSWWWQLHQQHNLTALLVALGMSLGFVGDLCMAQVVPLKNYVLGGMSAFGLGHVAYIWAGLGIESFNVLSWLVWLIVGALGWYVVVWHDSSRSRLHQVALPYALLLASTTGIATGVALEQLPMLTFAIGAALFLLSDLILATQLFNDARWRGIGDVVWFTYGPAQALIVYSMAWLL, encoded by the coding sequence ATGGACGCACTCTCTGCAATGATGCAGCTTTGGTTGGGTGGGTTATTGGTCGCATGGGCACTGGTGTTGCTTGGCGGATTCGTGCTAGGCAAGCCGAATCCTGAAGGCACGCGCCGCATGACGCTGTGGGGGCGTTTGGGGTCATCAGCAATTTTGGTGGTGGCGGCTTGGAGTTGGTGGTGGCAACTGCACCAGCAACATAATCTAACGGCCTTGTTAGTTGCGCTTGGCATGAGCTTGGGCTTTGTGGGCGATTTATGCATGGCCCAAGTTGTTCCGCTTAAAAATTATGTATTGGGTGGCATGAGTGCCTTTGGGCTAGGCCATGTGGCCTATATTTGGGCTGGCCTAGGCATCGAAAGCTTCAATGTGCTGAGCTGGTTGGTTTGGTTAATCGTGGGGGCGCTTGGCTGGTATGTGGTAGTTTGGCACGATAGCTCACGCAGTCGGTTGCATCAAGTGGCTTTGCCTTATGCGTTGTTGCTGGCGAGCACGACAGGCATTGCAACTGGGGTAGCCTTGGAGCAACTGCCAATGCTGACATTTGCGATCGGCGCAGCCTTATTTTTGCTCAGCGATTTAATTTTGGCCACCCAGTTGTTTAATGATGCCCGTTGGCGCGGAATTGGCGATGTGGTTTGGTTTACCTATGGTCCGGCCCAAGCCCTAATTGTCTATAGCATGGCTTGGTTGCTTTAA
- a CDS encoding mechanosensitive ion channel domain-containing protein: MFDWIQPYLPPVNSVSYYMLRGTLTFLLVAVAARAISIIIRRAFLSNAQLLRHNLSERRRKTLRSLVSSLTNGLAILISLFLIMGMFIQPSALFTFLGLFSAGLGFSARPYVSDFLGGITLLFEDQFALGDKVEIGDRQVVGCVERISLRMTYIRGESGELWLVPNGDIRTIRNFTRGKWSPASIKLTVPTTKLDETMIVLHQIISDPGDDVIETPEIISEDGEIGAVTTTITLKVKARYSMAPAVRERLITQLQAALTEHHVLAADENRE, from the coding sequence ATGTTCGATTGGATTCAACCTTATTTACCACCTGTAAATAGCGTTTCTTACTATATGTTGCGGGGCACACTGACGTTTTTGCTGGTGGCAGTCGCCGCACGCGCGATTAGCATCATCATTCGGCGAGCCTTTCTCTCGAATGCCCAATTACTGCGCCATAACCTCAGCGAGCGCCGCCGTAAGACCTTGCGCTCCTTGGTTTCATCGCTGACCAATGGCTTGGCAATTTTGATCTCGCTGTTTTTGATTATGGGCATGTTTATTCAGCCAAGTGCCTTATTTACCTTTTTGGGCTTGTTTAGTGCGGGCTTGGGGTTTAGTGCGCGGCCTTATGTTAGCGATTTTCTGGGCGGAATTACGCTACTATTTGAAGATCAATTTGCGTTAGGCGATAAAGTGGAGATTGGTGATCGGCAGGTGGTGGGTTGTGTTGAACGAATTAGTTTGCGTATGACCTATATTCGCGGCGAGTCGGGCGAACTTTGGCTGGTGCCCAATGGCGATATTCGCACCATTCGCAATTTTACTCGTGGCAAATGGTCGCCAGCCAGCATCAAATTGACCGTGCCAACTACCAAACTTGATGAAACCATGATCGTTCTGCACCAAATTATCAGCGATCCAGGTGATGATGTGATTGAAACACCTGAAATCATCAGCGAAGATGGCGAAATTGGTGCAGTCACGACCACGATTACATTAAAAGTTAAGGCGCGTTACAGTATGGCTCCGGCAGTGCGTGAGCGCTTGATCACTCAATTGCAAGCGGCGTTAACTGAGCACCATGTGTTGGCTGCGGATGAAAATCGGGAATAG
- a CDS encoding ArsR family transcriptional regulator, with protein sequence MQSLGLEPPAVLKLLAHDLRWRLLQLLVHSDYRVHECVAVLQAPMNVVSYHLRLLREAALVIERRSEADGRDVYYHLDLPTLQTAYQASAQALHPDLDPFAGKSTSQTYQLTKPVRILYLCTHNSARSQLAEAITRHIGGSMLDVVSAGTQPAEVHHLVLATLAEKKISSAGLYSKALQPYLEQDFDYVITVCDRAREQCPTLAGHPTSMHWSFADPLRETSELAQAAAIETTAQQLMTRIRFLLTTIERQQREGSK encoded by the coding sequence ATGCAAAGCCTTGGGCTTGAACCACCTGCCGTGCTCAAATTGCTAGCGCATGATCTTCGTTGGCGCTTGTTACAACTTTTAGTCCATAGCGATTATCGGGTGCATGAATGTGTGGCGGTCTTGCAAGCGCCGATGAATGTGGTTTCATATCATTTACGGCTGTTGCGTGAAGCTGCCTTGGTGATCGAACGCCGTAGCGAAGCCGATGGCCGTGATGTCTATTACCATCTCGATTTGCCCACCTTGCAAACGGCCTATCAAGCTAGCGCTCAAGCCCTGCACCCTGATCTTGATCCATTTGCTGGTAAATCAACTAGCCAAACCTATCAACTCACCAAACCAGTGCGAATTTTATATTTGTGCACCCACAACAGTGCTCGCTCGCAACTAGCTGAGGCAATTACCCGCCATATTGGCGGCTCCATGCTCGATGTAGTGAGCGCCGGAACCCAACCTGCCGAGGTGCATCACTTGGTTCTAGCAACCTTGGCCGAAAAAAAGATTTCCAGCGCTGGCTTATATTCCAAGGCACTCCAGCCCTACCTTGAGCAAGATTTCGACTATGTGATTACGGTCTGCGATCGAGCACGCGAACAATGCCCAACGCTTGCTGGCCACCCCACCAGTATGCACTGGAGTTTTGCCGACCCATTGCGTGAAACCAGCGAACTAGCCCAAGCCGCTGCAATTGAAACCACCGCCCAGCAACTGATGACCCGTATTCGTTTTTTACTGACCACCATTGAGCGCCAACAACGCGAAGGGAGCAAATAA
- the panB gene encoding 3-methyl-2-oxobutanoate hydroxymethyltransferase, whose protein sequence is MRTQLSDIQRMKDRDERLVMVTAYDYTSAQLIDRTDIPLILVGDSLGMVIQGNSSTVPVTIDEMVYHTKAVMRGSSKALVVGDLPFLSYTSPEHAIQNAGKLMQIGGCGAVKLEGGVNMAPTVRRLVDLGIPVMGHLGFTPQSVNQIGMRVQGKTVAHARQLLDDALALEAAGAFAIVLELIPAALAKAITARLHIPTIGIGAGVGCDGEVQVWHDILGLYSDHLPRHTKRYADLGSTIEQALNQYAHEVRERSFPTAANSSVIDANTLAEALGEQTVSVGASAKVAV, encoded by the coding sequence ATGCGTACACAATTGAGCGATATTCAACGGATGAAAGATCGGGACGAACGCTTGGTGATGGTCACAGCCTATGATTACACCAGCGCCCAACTGATCGATCGTACCGATATTCCGTTAATTTTGGTTGGCGATTCGCTGGGGATGGTGATTCAGGGTAATAGTTCAACCGTGCCTGTAACCATCGATGAAATGGTTTATCACACCAAAGCCGTGATGCGTGGCAGCAGTAAAGCGCTGGTGGTTGGCGATTTGCCTTTTTTGAGCTACACCAGCCCTGAACATGCCATCCAAAATGCTGGCAAGTTGATGCAAATTGGTGGTTGTGGTGCGGTCAAGCTCGAAGGTGGCGTGAACATGGCTCCAACCGTGCGCCGCTTGGTCGATTTGGGCATTCCAGTGATGGGCCACTTGGGCTTTACCCCGCAATCAGTTAATCAAATTGGTATGCGGGTGCAGGGCAAAACCGTGGCCCATGCCCGCCAGTTGCTTGACGATGCCTTGGCACTTGAAGCCGCTGGAGCCTTCGCGATTGTCTTGGAGTTAATTCCAGCAGCCTTGGCCAAGGCGATCACGGCTCGCTTGCATATTCCCACAATTGGAATTGGAGCGGGGGTTGGTTGCGATGGCGAAGTGCAAGTTTGGCACGATATTTTGGGCTTGTATAGCGATCATCTGCCGCGCCACACCAAGCGCTATGCCGATTTGGGCAGCACAATTGAGCAAGCGCTTAATCAATATGCCCACGAAGTCCGCGAACGCAGTTTCCCAACTGCCGCTAATAGCAGCGTGATCGATGCCAATACCTTGGCTGAAGCGCTGGGCGAACAAACGGTTAGTGTTGGGGCAAGCGCCAAAGTCGCCGTCTAA
- a CDS encoding ArsJ-associated glyceraldehyde-3-phosphate dehydrogenase, whose product MALRIGINGFGRMGRLALRAGWNRPGFEWVHINELKGEAATAAHLLAFDSVHGRWNQAVQAEAQALIIDQQRLSYSNHATIEATDWASHDVDLVLECSGKFRSPEQLAGYFAAGVKTVIVAAPVKHGALNIVMGVNDQLYDPLQHRLLTAASCTTNCLAPIVKVVHEQFGIKHGMITTIHDMTNTQNLIDAPHKDLRRARAASQSLIPTSTGSASAIGMIFPELAGRLDGVAIRVPLLNASLTDCVFELARPTTSEEVNRALAEASRGALKGILGYEERPLVSVDYKGDPRSAIIDAALTTVTNQTQLKIMAWYDNEIGYVNRMLELAAKVAQLQAG is encoded by the coding sequence ATGGCTTTACGAATTGGCATTAATGGTTTTGGGCGAATGGGGCGGCTAGCATTACGGGCTGGCTGGAATCGCCCAGGATTTGAATGGGTACATATCAACGAACTTAAAGGCGAGGCTGCGACTGCTGCGCATTTGCTGGCCTTCGATTCAGTTCATGGCCGCTGGAACCAAGCTGTGCAGGCCGAAGCCCAAGCCCTGATCATCGATCAACAACGCCTGAGTTATAGCAATCATGCGACAATTGAAGCAACCGATTGGGCGAGCCATGACGTTGATCTGGTGCTGGAATGTTCAGGCAAATTTCGTAGCCCCGAACAACTAGCGGGTTATTTTGCGGCTGGAGTCAAAACTGTGATCGTTGCCGCACCTGTTAAGCACGGCGCACTCAACATTGTGATGGGAGTCAATGATCAGCTCTATGATCCACTACAGCATCGTTTATTAACTGCCGCCTCGTGCACAACCAATTGTTTAGCTCCCATCGTCAAAGTGGTGCATGAACAGTTTGGTATCAAACACGGCATGATCACCACAATTCACGATATGACTAATACCCAAAATTTGATCGATGCGCCGCATAAAGATTTACGCCGTGCCCGCGCCGCTAGCCAATCGCTGATTCCCACCAGCACAGGCTCAGCCAGCGCAATTGGCATGATCTTTCCAGAATTAGCAGGTCGTTTAGATGGGGTAGCGATTCGCGTGCCCTTGTTGAATGCCTCGCTGACCGATTGTGTCTTTGAACTGGCCCGACCAACTACGAGCGAAGAGGTTAATCGGGCTTTGGCTGAGGCTAGTCGTGGAGCGCTCAAAGGTATTTTGGGCTATGAAGAACGGCCTTTAGTTTCAGTTGATTACAAAGGTGATCCACGTTCGGCGATTATTGATGCAGCGCTGACGACTGTTACCAACCAAACCCAACTGAAAATTATGGCTTGGTACGACAACGAAATTGGCTATGTTAATCGCATGTTGGAGCTAGCCGCCAAGGTCGCCCAACTTCAGGCAGGCTAG
- a CDS encoding putative quinol monooxygenase — translation MVVRLVRLKFAPEHVAEFLAFYAECEPTIRHQEGCLALSLLRETGDPTAFATWSTWESGRDLQRYRRSEFFRGFWPRVKSLLREPADAVSYDALTGDAIPDFHPQPTHGAQLTPLAIE, via the coding sequence ATGGTTGTGCGCTTAGTTCGGTTAAAATTTGCCCCCGAACATGTAGCAGAATTTCTTGCATTTTATGCTGAATGCGAGCCAACAATTCGCCATCAAGAAGGCTGTTTGGCCTTATCGCTTTTACGTGAAACTGGCGACCCAACCGCCTTTGCAACCTGGAGTACTTGGGAATCAGGCCGTGATTTGCAACGCTATCGCCGCTCAGAGTTTTTCCGTGGCTTTTGGCCACGGGTCAAATCACTGTTGCGTGAGCCTGCCGATGCAGTTTCCTACGATGCCTTAACTGGCGATGCTATTCCCGATTTTCATCCGCAGCCAACACATGGTGCTCAGTTAACGCCGCTTGCAATTGAGTGA
- a CDS encoding MBL fold metallo-hydrolase: MSNLIVLGSGTALPDAERENSGYVWQSAAGLVLLDCGGSPYRRMLKYGLDPRQLRAIFISHNHPDHLMGLPSLLLHLWLAQHNGELLVFGNSRTIATAEAVVQAADLGIHAITPQFQTLDDAGGRVELPFDLGATFTTAPTYHSRPTLALRIDQVGQGSLVYGADSGPCAALVELSQAAHTLIHECTVSMPFDTHSTPEQAATTAQNAGVQRLILTHYSPINTAPEAEVLARVATMFKGEVLIAYDGAVFALDAG; the protein is encoded by the coding sequence ATGAGTAATTTGATTGTGCTTGGCTCTGGCACGGCACTTCCCGATGCTGAGCGTGAAAATAGTGGCTATGTTTGGCAAAGCGCGGCTGGCTTAGTCTTACTCGATTGTGGCGGTAGCCCGTATCGTCGGATGCTCAAATATGGGCTTGATCCACGTCAACTCCGCGCGATCTTCATCTCGCACAATCACCCCGACCACTTGATGGGCTTGCCCAGTTTGTTGCTACATTTGTGGTTGGCTCAACACAACGGTGAATTGCTAGTGTTTGGTAATTCGCGCACGATTGCTACGGCTGAGGCGGTTGTGCAAGCCGCCGATTTAGGCATTCATGCAATTACGCCCCAATTTCAAACCCTCGATGATGCTGGTGGTAGGGTCGAATTACCCTTCGATTTAGGTGCAACCTTCACCACCGCCCCAACCTACCATAGCCGCCCAACCCTCGCCTTACGGATTGATCAAGTAGGCCAAGGCAGTTTGGTGTATGGCGCTGATAGTGGACCATGCGCGGCACTAGTTGAATTAAGCCAAGCGGCGCATACATTGATTCATGAATGCACCGTTTCAATGCCCTTTGATACCCACTCAACGCCTGAGCAAGCCGCTACCACCGCTCAAAATGCTGGTGTCCAACGCCTGATTCTGACCCACTACAGCCCAATCAATACCGCTCCGGAAGCTGAAGTTTTGGCGCGAGTTGCCACAATGTTTAAGGGCGAAGTTTTGATCGCCTACGATGGTGCAGTTTTTGCATTGGATGCAGGCTAA
- a CDS encoding Rossmann-like and DUF2520 domain-containing protein, giving the protein MAFSARPTVGIFGAGKVGTALALALQRVDYPLVGVSSRSAASAQALAQSLACPVLIPNELFAQAQLIFLTIPDDHLAATAQALTDSLGHGTGIVVHCSGALTSAVLQPLQLRGWQVAGCHPLAPFASRSTPLPQAITWAIEAEAESYAVLAELVQAVGGIPRPIQAEHKVLYHSAAVLSANYAIMLAARAVDLLQLCGWSGQEALQALVPLLRDNVENLARVGLPQALTGPLARGDYGTVERHLQALDANAPDIASLYRACIEATQPLLRT; this is encoded by the coding sequence ATGGCTTTTTCCGCTCGACCGACAGTCGGCATTTTTGGCGCAGGCAAGGTTGGCACAGCCTTGGCCTTGGCCTTACAACGCGTCGATTACCCACTTGTCGGCGTTAGCTCTCGTTCAGCTGCTTCGGCTCAGGCATTAGCTCAAAGTCTGGCATGCCCCGTACTTATACCCAACGAATTATTTGCCCAAGCTCAATTGATCTTTCTGACAATTCCTGATGATCATTTAGCCGCTACCGCCCAAGCTTTGACTGATTCACTTGGCCATGGCACTGGCATTGTGGTGCATTGTTCAGGAGCCTTGACCAGCGCCGTTTTGCAACCATTGCAGCTGCGTGGTTGGCAGGTTGCTGGTTGTCATCCATTGGCTCCCTTTGCGAGCCGCTCAACTCCCTTACCCCAAGCAATTACCTGGGCGATCGAGGCTGAAGCTGAGTCATATGCTGTGCTGGCGGAATTAGTCCAAGCAGTTGGTGGCATTCCTCGCCCAATTCAGGCTGAGCATAAAGTGCTTTATCACAGTGCGGCGGTGCTTTCGGCCAACTATGCCATTATGTTGGCGGCACGGGCGGTCGATTTACTGCAACTTTGCGGTTGGTCAGGCCAAGAAGCATTGCAAGCACTTGTGCCTTTATTACGCGATAACGTTGAAAATTTGGCTCGCGTCGGCTTGCCCCAAGCATTAACTGGCCCATTGGCCCGTGGCGATTATGGCACGGTCGAGCGCCATCTCCAAGCCTTGGATGCCAATGCCCCTGATATTGCCAGTTTGTATCGCGCCTGCATCGAGGCAACTCAACCGTTATTAAGAACATAG